From Maritimibacter sp. DP1N21-5, a single genomic window includes:
- a CDS encoding glutathione S-transferase, giving the protein MSYDLYIGDRTFSSWSLRGWLMFVKFGLPVRTHLVGLYDGTMAEDLARLAPARFVPCMTTPEGIVVGDTMAMAETLAETHRDVAFYPEEPAARALARWMVAEMHSGFAALRGECPMQLLHQFAGFEVSEAVRGDLDRIETLWALARSRHGTVGPWLFGDYSLADVFFAPVCARIAGYGLSVGAEAQAYVDQVLKDATFRQWRAMGLCKTYDPLPYARDLPTRDWPGPASLVAHKAEGPSVNTDCPYSGDPVTDFLSLDGVTYGFCNPFCRDKTLHDPAAWPRFLALVEGR; this is encoded by the coding sequence ATGAGCTACGATCTTTACATCGGTGACAGAACCTTTTCGAGCTGGTCCCTGCGCGGCTGGCTCATGTTCGTGAAATTCGGCCTTCCGGTGCGCACGCATCTGGTGGGCCTCTATGACGGAACCATGGCCGAAGATCTCGCCCGCCTCGCCCCGGCCCGCTTCGTGCCCTGCATGACAACGCCCGAAGGCATCGTGGTCGGCGACACAATGGCGATGGCGGAAACGCTGGCCGAGACCCACCGCGATGTGGCGTTCTACCCGGAAGAGCCGGCCGCCCGGGCGCTCGCGCGTTGGATGGTCGCGGAAATGCATTCCGGCTTCGCGGCACTCCGGGGAGAATGCCCGATGCAGCTTCTGCACCAGTTCGCGGGGTTCGAGGTATCGGAGGCCGTTCGCGGCGACCTCGACCGGATCGAGACGCTCTGGGCGCTGGCTCGTTCGCGGCATGGGACGGTGGGTCCGTGGCTCTTTGGCGACTACTCGCTCGCGGACGTGTTCTTCGCGCCGGTCTGTGCCCGGATCGCGGGATACGGGCTTTCGGTCGGAGCCGAGGCGCAGGCCTATGTGGATCAGGTGCTGAAGGACGCGACCTTCCGGCAATGGCGGGCTATGGGGCTCTGCAAGACCTATGACCCCCTGCCCTATGCGCGCGACCTGCCCACCCGCGACTGGCCAGGACCCGCGTCCTTGGTCGCCCACAAGGCGGAGGGACCTTCGGTCAACACCGACTGCCCCTATTCCGGTGATCCGGTGACGGATTTCCTCTCGCTCGACGGTGTAACCTATGGGTTCTGCAATCCGTTCTGCCGGGACAAGACCCTGCACGACCCGGCGGCCTGGCCCCGGTTCTTGGCGCTGGTGGAGGGACGTTAA
- the mreC gene encoding rod shape-determining protein MreC: protein MARSRTRNEDYVGPVRRILIGLTLFVLFAMFLLWRIDSPRVERFRANLVDKVVPSFEWALVPVSKAADMVEGFQSYGRIYDQNQELRRELRQMQAWKEAALQLEQENAKLRDLNNVRMDARLSYVTGVVLADSGSPFRQSVLLNVGARDGIVDGWAAMDGLGLVGRIAGVGERTARVILLTDSNSSIPVTIQPSGQTALLSGDNSVAPPLEFVENTDLVRPGDRVLSSGDGGVFPAGLLVGEVVQGKDRRLRVRLAADYQRLEFLRVLRSHPGEAVTDTGALLVMNPVLAPVAEGIPAECLDLAQGAERPATCPPDIDMPDQSAEVGQ from the coding sequence TTGGCACGTTCGAGGACACGCAACGAAGACTACGTTGGCCCGGTCAGGCGCATCCTGATCGGCCTGACTCTCTTCGTGCTATTTGCGATGTTCCTGCTGTGGCGCATCGACAGCCCGCGCGTGGAACGCTTCCGCGCGAACCTCGTGGACAAGGTCGTGCCCAGCTTCGAATGGGCGCTGGTGCCGGTGTCGAAGGCGGCCGACATGGTTGAAGGCTTCCAGAGCTACGGACGGATCTATGACCAGAACCAGGAACTGCGCCGCGAATTGCGCCAGATGCAGGCCTGGAAGGAAGCCGCGCTTCAGCTCGAACAGGAAAACGCCAAACTGCGCGACCTCAACAACGTGCGGATGGATGCGCGGCTCTCCTACGTGACGGGCGTCGTGCTGGCGGACTCGGGCTCGCCCTTCCGGCAATCGGTGCTTCTGAACGTGGGCGCGCGCGACGGGATCGTGGACGGCTGGGCCGCCATGGATGGGCTCGGGCTTGTCGGTCGCATCGCCGGTGTGGGCGAGCGGACCGCGCGGGTGATCCTTCTCACCGACTCCAACTCTTCGATCCCGGTGACGATCCAGCCCTCGGGTCAGACCGCGCTCCTCTCCGGCGATAACTCCGTCGCCCCGCCGCTTGAGTTCGTCGAGAACACCGATCTCGTGCGTCCCGGTGACCGCGTGCTGTCCTCGGGCGACGGCGGCGTCTTTCCGGCGGGGCTTCTGGTGGGCGAAGTGGTGCAGGGCAAGGACCGCCGCCTGCGCGTGCGTCTTGCCGCCGACTACCAGCGGCTCGAATTCTTGCGCGTGCTGCGCTCGCACCCCGGCGAAGCGGTCACGGACACCGGTGCGCTTCTTGTCATGAACCCGGTGCTTGCCCCGGTGGCCGAGGGCATCCCGGCGGAATGCCTGGATCTGGCCCAGGGTGCGGAGCGGCCCGCCACCTGTCCGCCCGACATCGACATGCCTGACCAAAGCGCGGAGGTGGGGCAATGA
- the cobU gene encoding bifunctional adenosylcobinamide kinase/adenosylcobinamide-phosphate guanylyltransferase, with the protein MTITLPQFTLVIGGAASGKSLFAERLVAATGRPLAYVATAEAHDEEMRLKIAAHQARRNADWHTIEAPRDLGAAMEAAEDRVVLIDCFTLWLTNLILAEEDLVNAETRALREIAAASGPVVGVTNEVGAGIVPENALARRFRGAQGRLNQTLAARAGLVVTVMAGLPLVLKGQMPEGFQ; encoded by the coding sequence ATGACCATCACGCTTCCCCAGTTCACACTCGTCATCGGCGGCGCGGCCTCCGGCAAGTCGCTGTTCGCGGAACGGCTCGTTGCGGCGACCGGCAGGCCACTGGCCTATGTCGCCACGGCAGAGGCGCATGACGAGGAAATGCGCCTGAAGATCGCAGCCCATCAAGCCCGACGCAACGCCGACTGGCACACGATCGAGGCGCCCCGCGACCTTGGCGCAGCGATGGAGGCGGCGGAAGATCGCGTGGTGCTCATCGACTGTTTCACGCTGTGGCTCACCAACCTGATCCTTGCCGAGGAGGATCTGGTAAATGCCGAAACCCGCGCCCTTCGCGAGATTGCCGCCGCATCCGGCCCGGTTGTCGGTGTCACCAACGAGGTGGGTGCCGGCATCGTGCCGGAAAATGCGCTCGCCCGGCGGTTCCGGGGCGCGCAGGGGCGGCTCAACCAGACGCTCGCGGCCCGTGCCGGGCTCGTGGTGACGGTGATGGCGGGGCTGCCGCTCGTGCTCAAGGGCCAGATGCCCGAGGGGTTTCAATGA
- a CDS encoding rod shape-determining protein MreD: MIDPFTLRRFLFTLLFLGICAVIIFTRMLPLHSGAASFPPPDLILCFAFAWTVRRPDYVPVLLVAAVLVVADMLSLAPPGLAPFLTIIGLEQLRSRQALLTKQPFVVEWGTVAVIFTAMILLERVILGVFFVPQTSFGLSVLSLVMTVVFYPIAVGVSILGFRIEKVKPGDYDQEARTI, from the coding sequence ATGATCGACCCCTTCACGCTGCGCAGGTTTCTTTTCACGCTGCTCTTTCTGGGCATCTGCGCGGTGATCATCTTCACCCGCATGCTGCCACTTCATTCTGGTGCAGCGAGTTTCCCGCCCCCGGACCTCATCCTGTGTTTCGCCTTTGCCTGGACAGTGCGCCGCCCGGACTATGTGCCGGTGCTTCTGGTTGCTGCCGTGCTCGTCGTGGCCGACATGCTATCGCTGGCCCCGCCCGGGCTCGCGCCGTTCCTCACCATCATCGGGCTCGAACAATTGCGCTCGCGGCAGGCGCTCCTGACGAAGCAGCCTTTCGTGGTCGAATGGGGCACCGTGGCCGTCATTTTCACCGCGATGATTCTTCTGGAGCGGGTGATCCTCGGGGTCTTCTTCGTGCCGCAGACCTCCTTCGGGCTGTCTGTCCTGTCCCTCGTGATGACGGTCGTTTTCTATCCCATCGCCGTGGGCGTCTCGATCCTTGGCTTCCGCATCGAAAAGGTGAAACCCGGGGACTACGATCAGGAGGCGCGCACGATATGA
- the dut gene encoding dUTP diphosphatase: MTPRVLVVREDWADPEIALPSYETTGAAGADLRANLPSGDRASGITLAPLERRIIPTGLRVAIPEGFEMQIRPRSGLAFKHGITLPNTPGTIDSDYRGPLGVLLVNIGTEPYTLHHGDRIAQAVIAPVVQASFAIAESLDDTARGHGGFGSTGRS; encoded by the coding sequence ATGACGCCCCGTGTTCTAGTCGTCCGCGAAGACTGGGCCGACCCCGAGATCGCCTTGCCGTCCTACGAAACTACCGGCGCCGCCGGGGCCGATCTGCGCGCGAACTTGCCGTCGGGGGACCGGGCATCGGGGATCACGCTCGCCCCGCTCGAGCGCCGGATCATCCCGACCGGATTGCGTGTCGCCATTCCCGAGGGCTTCGAGATGCAGATCCGCCCGCGCTCCGGCCTCGCCTTCAAGCACGGGATCACACTGCCCAACACGCCCGGCACCATCGACAGCGATTATCGCGGGCCCTTGGGCGTGCTTCTGGTCAATATCGGGACCGAGCCCTACACGCTCCATCACGGCGACCGCATCGCGCAGGCGGTGATCGCCCCGGTGGTGCAAGCGTCCTTCGCCATCGCCGAGAGCCTGGACGACACCGCGCGTGGCCACGGCGGTTTCGGCTCGACAGGCCGAAGCTAG
- a CDS encoding M3 family metallopeptidase — translation MTDTTNPLLSDWTGPFALAPFSAISDDDFPAALETALIEARANIAAITENEDSPTFENTIEALEQADETLSKVLGVFYNLAGADANERREELQREFSPKLAAYSSEISMNEALFARIETLWQERDMLPLDDEQARVLMLTRRGFVRSGALLEGDDRKRYAEIMQRLATLGTEFTQNLLADERSWFMELAEDDLKGLPDFLKDAARSAGEDKGAGGPVVTLSRSLITPFLMFQPKRELRKRAYEAFVSRGANGGKTDNRAIAAETLKLREERARLLGYPSFAAFKLETEMAGTPEAVRALLMNVWTPARAAAEADAKVLEEMLHADGQTGPLEPWDWHYYSEKRRQAEHSLDEGEIKPYLQLDRMIEAAFTVANRLFGLNFAPLDIETYHPDVKAFEVTRNGEHIAVFLGDYFARGSKRSGAWCSAMRSQKKLGGETRPVVVNVCNFVKPEAGKPALLSWDDTRTLFHEFGHALHQMLSDVTYETVSGTSVARDFVELPSQLYEHWMEVPDVLAEFATHAGTGEAMPEDLLARLIGAATYDAGFNTVEYVASALVDLAFHEGPAPADPMQKQAEVLEEIGMPRAIRMRHATPHFAHVFSGDGYSSGYYSYMWSEVMDADAFEAFRETGDAFDTDTARKLEDHILSRGGSVDAAELYLRFRGKMPDVDALLKGRGLIAAE, via the coding sequence ATGACCGACACGACGAACCCGCTTCTCTCCGACTGGACCGGGCCCTTTGCCCTCGCGCCCTTCTCCGCGATCTCCGACGACGATTTCCCAGCCGCGCTTGAAACGGCACTGATCGAGGCGCGCGCCAATATCGCCGCGATCACGGAGAACGAAGACAGCCCCACCTTCGAGAACACCATCGAGGCGCTGGAGCAGGCCGACGAAACCCTGTCCAAGGTGCTGGGCGTTTTCTACAACCTCGCCGGGGCCGATGCGAACGAGCGGCGCGAGGAACTGCAACGCGAGTTCTCCCCCAAGCTCGCCGCCTACTCGTCGGAAATCTCGATGAACGAGGCGCTCTTCGCCCGGATCGAAACGCTTTGGCAGGAACGCGACATGCTGCCGCTCGATGACGAGCAGGCGCGCGTGCTCATGCTCACCCGGCGCGGCTTCGTGCGATCCGGGGCACTCCTGGAAGGCGACGACCGGAAGCGCTATGCCGAGATCATGCAGCGCCTCGCAACGCTCGGCACGGAGTTCACCCAGAACCTTCTGGCTGACGAACGGTCGTGGTTCATGGAATTGGCCGAGGACGACCTCAAGGGCCTGCCCGATTTCCTGAAGGATGCGGCGCGTTCGGCTGGCGAGGACAAGGGCGCCGGCGGTCCGGTCGTCACGCTGTCGCGGTCCCTTATCACGCCGTTTCTGATGTTCCAGCCGAAGCGTGAGCTTCGTAAACGCGCATATGAGGCCTTTGTTTCGCGCGGGGCAAACGGCGGTAAGACCGACAACCGGGCCATCGCGGCCGAGACCCTGAAGCTGCGCGAGGAACGGGCCCGGCTCCTGGGCTACCCGAGCTTTGCCGCTTTCAAGCTCGAAACCGAAATGGCGGGCACGCCGGAGGCCGTGCGCGCGCTTCTCATGAACGTCTGGACCCCGGCGCGCGCCGCGGCCGAGGCTGACGCCAAGGTGCTCGAGGAGATGCTCCACGCCGACGGCCAGACCGGGCCGCTGGAACCCTGGGACTGGCATTACTATTCCGAGAAACGGCGGCAGGCCGAGCATTCGCTCGACGAGGGCGAGATCAAGCCCTACCTGCAGCTCGACCGGATGATCGAAGCGGCTTTCACCGTGGCCAACCGGCTCTTCGGCCTCAACTTCGCACCGCTTGACATCGAGACCTATCACCCCGACGTCAAAGCCTTCGAGGTCACGCGCAACGGCGAGCATATCGCGGTGTTCCTGGGTGACTACTTCGCGCGTGGCTCGAAACGCTCGGGGGCCTGGTGTTCGGCCATGCGCAGCCAGAAGAAGCTGGGCGGCGAGACCCGGCCCGTGGTCGTGAACGTCTGCAACTTCGTCAAACCAGAGGCGGGCAAACCGGCGCTTCTGTCTTGGGACGACACGCGCACGCTCTTCCACGAGTTCGGCCATGCGCTTCACCAGATGCTCTCCGACGTGACCTATGAAACGGTGTCCGGGACCTCGGTCGCCCGCGATTTCGTAGAGTTGCCCTCGCAGCTTTACGAACACTGGATGGAAGTGCCTGACGTGCTGGCCGAGTTCGCAACCCACGCCGGGACGGGCGAAGCGATGCCCGAGGACCTGCTCGCGCGGCTCATCGGCGCGGCCACCTATGACGCGGGCTTCAACACCGTGGAATACGTCGCCTCGGCGCTCGTGGACCTGGCCTTCCACGAAGGCCCCGCGCCCGCCGATCCGATGCAGAAACAGGCCGAGGTGCTCGAAGAGATCGGAATGCCCCGCGCGATCCGCATGCGACACGCGACGCCGCATTTCGCCCATGTCTTCTCGGGCGACGGCTATTCCTCGGGCTACTACAGCTACATGTGGTCCGAGGTGATGGACGCCGACGCCTTCGAGGCCTTCCGCGAAACCGGCGACGCCTTCGACACGGACACGGCGCGCAAGCTCGAGGATCACATTCTCTCGCGGGGCGGGTCGGTGGACGCGGCCGAGCTTTACCTGCGATTCCGTGGCAAGATGCCCGACGTCGACGCCCTGCTCAAAGGACGCGGGCTGATCGCGGCGGAATGA
- the coaBC gene encoding bifunctional phosphopantothenoylcysteine decarboxylase/phosphopantothenate--cysteine ligase CoaBC: MLAGKRILLIIGGGVAAFKALTLIRMLRERGASVVPVITQAGQEFVTPLSASALSAEKVYTDLFSLTDEAEMGHIELSRDADLVVVAPATADLLAKMANGLANDLASTILMATDKRVLVAPAMNVRMWEHPATQRNVTTLLSDGVIFAGPTEGAMACGEYGPGRMVEPDEIANDIAAALMEGPLKGKHVLVTSGPTHEPIDPVRYIANRSSGAQGTAIAAALAGLGARVTFVTGPADVPPPKGVKVVKVQTAREMLDATQAALPADAAVFAAAVADWRVASEATSKIKKDGSGSLPVLNFAENPDILATVSQMIEGRPRLVVGFAAETDDVEAHATAKRKRKGCDWIVANDVSPATGIMGGTENAVTLISEDGADVWPRMGKDEVARKLAARIAEALA; the protein is encoded by the coding sequence ATGCTCGCTGGCAAACGCATTCTCCTGATCATCGGCGGCGGGGTGGCGGCCTTCAAGGCGCTGACGCTGATCCGCATGCTGCGCGAACGCGGGGCGAGCGTGGTGCCAGTGATCACGCAGGCGGGGCAGGAATTCGTGACGCCGCTCTCCGCCTCGGCGCTCTCCGCCGAAAAGGTCTATACCGATCTCTTCTCGCTCACCGACGAAGCCGAGATGGGCCATATCGAGCTGTCCCGCGATGCCGATCTGGTCGTCGTCGCCCCCGCCACCGCCGACCTCCTGGCGAAAATGGCGAACGGGCTCGCCAATGACCTTGCCTCGACCATCCTCATGGCTACCGACAAACGGGTGCTGGTTGCACCCGCGATGAACGTCAGGATGTGGGAACATCCCGCGACCCAGCGCAACGTGACGACGCTTCTATCCGACGGCGTGATCTTCGCGGGGCCGACCGAAGGCGCCATGGCCTGCGGCGAATACGGCCCCGGACGCATGGTCGAACCCGACGAGATCGCCAACGACATCGCCGCGGCGCTGATGGAGGGGCCGCTCAAGGGCAAGCACGTCCTCGTCACCTCCGGCCCGACCCATGAGCCTATCGACCCGGTGCGCTACATCGCGAACCGCTCCTCCGGCGCACAGGGCACCGCCATCGCGGCCGCTCTGGCCGGGCTTGGCGCGCGCGTGACCTTCGTCACCGGTCCCGCCGACGTGCCGCCGCCCAAAGGCGTGAAAGTCGTGAAGGTCCAGACCGCGCGCGAGATGCTCGACGCCACTCAGGCGGCGCTCCCCGCCGATGCCGCCGTCTTTGCCGCTGCCGTGGCCGACTGGCGAGTGGCGTCGGAAGCGACGTCGAAGATCAAGAAGGACGGGAGTGGTAGTCTGCCGGTCCTGAATTTCGCCGAGAATCCTGACATCCTCGCCACGGTGTCGCAGATGATCGAAGGCCGCCCGAGGCTCGTCGTGGGCTTCGCCGCTGAAACTGACGATGTGGAGGCCCACGCCACCGCCAAGCGCAAGCGCAAGGGTTGCGACTGGATCGTCGCCAATGACGTCTCGCCCGCGACCGGGATCATGGGCGGAACCGAAAACGCGGTGACCTTGATTTCCGAGGATGGCGCCGACGTCTGGCCGCGCATGGGCAAGGACGAGGTGGCACGCAAGCTGGCCGCCCGGATCGCCGAGGCGCTCGCATGA
- a CDS encoding rod shape-determining protein has product MAGFSGLFSSDMAIDLGTANTLVYVKGRGIILNEPSVVAYHVKDGVKKVLAVGEDAKLMLGRTPGSIEAIRPMREGVIADFDTAEEMIKHFIRKVHKRTTFSKPKIIVCVPHGATPVEKRAIRQSVLSAGARRAGLIAEPIAAAIGAGMPITDPTGSMVVDIGGGTTEVAVLSLGDIVYARSVRVGGDRMDEAIVNYLRRQHNLLVGEATAERIKTSIGTARMPDDGRGASMTIRGRDLLNGVPKELEISQAQVAEALSEPVQQICEAVMTALETTPPDLAADIVDRGVMLTGGGALLGELDLALREQTGLSISVADESLNCVALGTGKALEYEKQLRHVIDYDS; this is encoded by the coding sequence ATGGCTGGGTTTTCGGGACTATTTTCTTCCGACATGGCAATCGACCTCGGGACGGCGAACACGCTCGTCTACGTCAAGGGCCGGGGGATCATCCTGAACGAACCCTCCGTCGTCGCCTATCACGTGAAGGACGGCGTGAAGAAAGTGCTCGCCGTCGGTGAGGACGCCAAGCTCATGCTGGGTCGGACGCCGGGCTCGATCGAGGCGATCCGTCCGATGCGCGAGGGTGTCATCGCCGACTTCGACACCGCAGAAGAGATGATCAAGCACTTCATCCGCAAGGTGCACAAGCGCACGACCTTCTCGAAGCCGAAGATCATCGTCTGCGTGCCGCATGGCGCGACTCCCGTCGAAAAACGCGCCATCCGCCAGTCGGTTCTCTCCGCCGGTGCGCGTCGCGCCGGGCTGATTGCGGAACCCATCGCAGCCGCCATCGGGGCAGGCATGCCGATCACCGACCCCACCGGGTCGATGGTCGTCGATATCGGCGGCGGCACGACCGAGGTGGCCGTTCTGTCGCTGGGCGACATCGTCTATGCGCGGTCCGTGCGCGTCGGTGGCGACCGGATGGACGAGGCCATCGTCAACTACCTGCGCCGCCAGCATAACCTGCTCGTGGGCGAAGCGACCGCCGAGCGGATCAAGACCTCGATCGGCACCGCGCGGATGCCCGATGACGGGCGCGGCGCGTCGATGACGATCCGGGGCCGCGACCTTTTGAACGGCGTGCCGAAAGAACTCGAGATCAGCCAGGCCCAAGTGGCCGAGGCGCTGTCCGAACCCGTGCAGCAGATCTGCGAAGCCGTGATGACAGCGCTCGAAACCACGCCGCCCGACCTTGCTGCCGACATCGTGGACCGGGGCGTCATGCTGACCGGGGGCGGCGCGCTTCTGGGCGAGCTCGACCTTGCCTTGCGCGAACAGACCGGGCTTTCGATCTCGGTCGCCGACGAGTCGCTCAATTGTGTTGCGCTGGGGACCGGCAAGGCACTGGAATACGAAAAGCAACTGCGTCACGTTATCGACTACGACAGTTAA
- a CDS encoding ChaN family lipoprotein: MWKILACLAALLPLTAQGGPLEGVEGDIFILGEVHDNPAHHEAQAEAIIDIEPRAVVFEMLTIEQAGRITDALLDDAEALGEALGWAESGWPDFDMYYPVFTAARGSWFVGAAVPRDRTSAVLENGLAAAFGDAADLFGLTEPLDEEQLAARLNLQMEAHCGMLPPDLLPGMVDIQRLRDATLAQAAIVAQAETGGPVAVITGNGHAREDWGVPAYIARVAPELTVVTLGQGEDGGTPDGGFDTTLDAPAAPREDPCKAFE, translated from the coding sequence ATGTGGAAAATCCTCGCCTGTCTTGCCGCCCTCCTGCCGCTTACCGCTCAAGGCGGCCCCCTCGAGGGTGTTGAGGGCGACATCTTCATTCTGGGCGAGGTGCACGATAACCCTGCGCATCACGAGGCACAGGCGGAGGCGATCATCGACATCGAGCCTCGCGCCGTGGTCTTCGAGATGCTGACCATCGAACAGGCGGGCCGGATCACCGACGCACTTCTCGATGACGCCGAAGCGCTGGGCGAGGCGCTCGGTTGGGCCGAGTCGGGCTGGCCGGACTTCGACATGTATTACCCGGTCTTCACCGCTGCGCGCGGCTCCTGGTTCGTGGGCGCGGCTGTGCCCCGAGACCGGACAAGTGCCGTGCTGGAGAACGGCCTTGCCGCCGCCTTCGGGGACGCCGCCGACCTCTTCGGTCTGACCGAACCGCTCGACGAAGAGCAACTCGCCGCGCGTCTGAACCTTCAGATGGAGGCGCATTGTGGCATGCTGCCGCCCGATCTCCTGCCCGGAATGGTCGATATCCAGCGCCTGCGCGATGCGACGCTGGCACAGGCGGCCATCGTGGCCCAGGCCGAAACCGGCGGACCGGTCGCGGTGATCACCGGCAATGGTCATGCCCGTGAAGACTGGGGCGTGCCCGCCTACATCGCCCGCGTCGCGCCGGAGCTGACCGTCGTCACCCTTGGGCAGGGCGAAGACGGGGGCACCCCCGATGGGGGCTTCGATACCACGCTCGATGCGCCCGCCGCGCCGCGCGAGGACCCCTGCAAGGCCTTCGAATGA
- a CDS encoding histidine phosphatase family protein: protein MRRFWWVRHAPTHQKGMVGWSDVPAFLEDAELIGRVSAHLPAAPVISSDLLRSVATADALQGPRVRLPHDPGLRELNFGTWELRTAAEVEAEAPEAIRSFWDDPTNNRPPEGESWDEMRDRVGAAVDGLMARTSGDLIVVAHFGAILGQVQRARRCGVQEVLAQRIDNLSVTCLAFDGRDWHAEAVNHIP, encoded by the coding sequence ATGAGGCGCTTCTGGTGGGTGCGCCACGCGCCGACGCATCAGAAGGGCATGGTCGGCTGGTCCGATGTGCCCGCGTTTCTGGAAGATGCCGAACTGATCGGACGGGTTTCCGCGCATCTGCCGGCCGCGCCAGTCATCTCGTCTGACCTCCTGCGTTCGGTCGCGACGGCCGATGCACTCCAGGGACCGAGGGTGCGACTGCCACACGACCCCGGCCTGCGAGAACTCAACTTTGGCACCTGGGAACTGCGCACCGCCGCCGAGGTCGAGGCCGAAGCGCCCGAGGCGATCCGGTCCTTCTGGGACGACCCGACCAACAATCGCCCGCCGGAGGGCGAAAGCTGGGACGAGATGCGCGACCGTGTGGGGGCCGCGGTGGACGGACTGATGGCGCGCACATCGGGTGACCTGATCGTCGTGGCACATTTCGGGGCCATTCTGGGACAGGTGCAACGCGCGCGCCGTTGCGGCGTGCAGGAGGTGCTGGCCCAGAGGATCGACAACCTCTCGGTCACCTGCCTCGCCTTCGACGGGCGCGACTGGCATGCCGAGGCGGTCAATCACATTCCGTGA
- a CDS encoding ThiF family adenylyltransferase yields the protein MIFVLLAVVAIWGTGHLLSVPTGRRWVMIWILLAAVLLAHAILPPDNPLPRLFGGTFAGWATLAAILIVIAGYNRGLGALRARVKPAPQAEQGPFSDTELDRYARHIVLREVGGPGQKALKDARVLVVGAGGLGSPVLLYLAAAGVGTIGVIDDDTVDNANLQRQVIHRDQDIGTPKVFSAEAAMRAQNPNVVIRPYNRRLTPDIATEMFEDYDLILEGSDNFETRYLVNATAAALHKPVIGAALTQWEGQISLWYPASGAPCYQCVFPEAPAPGLAPSCAEAGVIGPLPGVMGSMMAVEAVKHITGAGEGLGGRLLIYDALYADTRIIRVKPRADCPVCGGARDTV from the coding sequence GTGATCTTCGTCCTTCTTGCCGTCGTCGCGATCTGGGGGACCGGTCACCTGTTGTCGGTGCCCACCGGTCGCCGCTGGGTTATGATCTGGATATTGCTCGCCGCTGTGCTTCTCGCCCACGCAATCCTGCCGCCTGACAATCCGCTCCCTCGGCTCTTCGGAGGCACTTTCGCGGGCTGGGCCACGCTCGCCGCCATCCTCATCGTGATCGCGGGATATAACCGGGGCCTTGGCGCCTTGCGCGCCCGCGTCAAACCCGCGCCGCAGGCAGAGCAGGGGCCGTTCTCGGACACCGAGCTCGACCGCTACGCCCGTCATATCGTGCTGCGCGAAGTCGGTGGTCCGGGGCAGAAGGCGCTTAAGGATGCCAGAGTTCTGGTCGTCGGGGCAGGGGGGCTTGGCTCGCCCGTGCTTCTCTATCTGGCGGCGGCCGGCGTGGGCACCATCGGCGTGATCGACGACGACACCGTCGACAACGCCAACCTGCAACGACAGGTCATCCACCGCGATCAGGACATCGGCACGCCCAAGGTCTTCTCCGCCGAAGCCGCCATGCGCGCGCAGAACCCGAATGTCGTGATCCGGCCCTACAATCGCCGCCTGACTCCGGATATCGCCACCGAAATGTTCGAAGACTATGACCTGATCCTCGAAGGATCGGACAACTTCGAGACCCGCTATCTGGTGAACGCGACCGCTGCCGCCTTGCACAAACCTGTCATTGGCGCGGCGCTTACCCAGTGGGAAGGGCAGATCTCGCTCTGGTATCCGGCGTCCGGCGCGCCCTGTTACCAATGCGTCTTCCCCGAAGCTCCAGCCCCCGGACTTGCGCCCTCCTGTGCCGAGGCCGGCGTGATCGGACCGCTGCCCGGCGTGATGGGGTCGATGATGGCGGTCGAGGCGGTGAAGCATATCACCGGGGCGGGCGAAGGGCTTGGCGGTCGCCTGCTCATCTATGACGCGCTTTACGCCGACACACGGATTATCCGGGTGAAGCCGCGCGCCGATTGCCCCGTTTGCGGCGGCGCGCGGGACACGGTTTGA